The following coding sequences lie in one Chelatococcus sp. YT9 genomic window:
- a CDS encoding TerC family protein, whose product MELLADPNIWIGLVTLIVLEVVLGIDNLVFIAILADKLPPSQRNKARIIGLSLALIMRIGLLFSISWIVKLTRPIFSVSDFSFSGRDLILIIGGVFLLAKGTMELHERLEGAHKPKEGKVVHAVFWQVIVQIVVLDAVFSLDSVITAVGMVDELWVMIVAVCVAMAVMMVASGPLMAFVSKHPTVVILCLGFLLMIGFSLVVEGFGMHIPKGYLYAAIGFSVLIEAANQIGRHNREKLITTGDLRERTSEAVLRMLGGRVGQAPMGETIDVMAEQAAQSALFKPEEKEMIRGVLDLGERPVSSIMSPRNEVEWLNLNESAEQLQASIRKLTHGRVILARDKVDDFVGVAITKELLNSLIDGGPIDWGHLTRQPVIVHEATDVLKVMEQLRRSPVQLAMIVDEYGSFEGIATPTDILEAIAGEFPDMDEEAAALDRQEDGSWIVDGFIDVRQLSGALGHDLVDDSNRYSTLGGYILTHLGHLPAVHETLELKGLRFDIVSLDKRSIGKVRISLIDDLDG is encoded by the coding sequence ATGGAATTGCTCGCAGATCCGAACATCTGGATCGGCCTTGTCACGCTTATTGTTCTGGAAGTCGTTCTCGGTATCGACAACCTCGTGTTCATTGCGATTCTGGCCGACAAGCTCCCACCCAGCCAGCGCAACAAGGCGCGCATCATCGGCCTCTCCCTCGCGCTGATCATGCGCATCGGACTTCTGTTTTCGATCTCCTGGATCGTGAAGTTGACGCGACCGATCTTCAGTGTCAGCGACTTCTCCTTCTCGGGCCGTGATCTCATTTTGATCATCGGCGGTGTGTTCCTTCTGGCGAAGGGAACGATGGAGCTCCACGAGCGGCTTGAGGGAGCCCACAAGCCCAAAGAAGGCAAGGTTGTTCACGCCGTCTTCTGGCAAGTCATTGTCCAGATCGTCGTCCTGGACGCGGTTTTCTCGCTTGATAGCGTCATCACCGCCGTCGGCATGGTTGACGAGCTCTGGGTGATGATCGTCGCGGTTTGCGTGGCCATGGCCGTGATGATGGTCGCCTCTGGGCCGCTCATGGCCTTCGTATCGAAGCATCCGACCGTCGTCATCCTCTGTCTCGGCTTCCTGCTGATGATCGGCTTCAGCCTCGTGGTCGAAGGCTTTGGCATGCATATCCCGAAGGGATATCTCTATGCGGCGATCGGCTTCTCGGTCCTGATCGAGGCTGCCAATCAAATCGGTCGCCACAATCGAGAAAAGCTGATCACCACGGGCGATCTCCGTGAGCGCACATCGGAAGCCGTATTGCGCATGCTCGGCGGGCGGGTGGGGCAAGCGCCAATGGGCGAGACAATCGACGTCATGGCGGAACAGGCTGCTCAAAGCGCCCTGTTCAAGCCAGAAGAAAAGGAAATGATCCGGGGCGTTCTCGATCTCGGAGAACGTCCCGTCAGCTCCATCATGTCTCCACGCAATGAGGTCGAGTGGCTAAATCTCAATGAAAGCGCCGAACAGCTGCAGGCTTCGATCCGAAAACTGACGCATGGCCGGGTCATTCTGGCGCGCGATAAGGTCGATGATTTCGTAGGCGTGGCGATCACGAAGGAGCTGTTGAATTCACTTATCGACGGCGGGCCGATCGATTGGGGCCACCTCACGCGTCAGCCGGTCATCGTCCACGAGGCGACGGATGTTCTCAAGGTCATGGAACAGTTGCGGCGATCCCCTGTGCAACTCGCCATGATCGTTGACGAATACGGCTCCTTCGAAGGGATCGCGACACCCACGGATATCCTCGAAGCCATCGCCGGCGAGTTTCCTGATATGGATGAGGAAGCCGCGGCTCTTGATCGCCAGGAAGATGGTTCCTGGATCGTCGACGGCTTCATCGATGTGCGTCAGCTCAGCGGTGCGCTCGGGCACGATCTCGTCGACGATTCCAACCGCTATTCCACCCTCGGCGGCTATATTCTAACCCACTTGGGCCACCTGCCGGCAGTTCACGAAACTCTGGAGCTCAAAGGCCTGCGGTTCGATATCGTCTCGCTCGACAAGCGCAGCATCGGCAAGGTCCGGATCAGCCTGATCGATGACTTGGACGGCTGA
- a CDS encoding MFS transporter: MNLCTTAEEASAVAEPSRSHASWALLALAVGAFGIGTTEFAPMGLLPVIAEGVGATIPEAGLLVSAYALGVLLGAPLMTLGLGRMSRKTALIALMAIFTVGNLLSAAAPGYGTLMMARLVTSLAHGAFFGLGSLVAASVVPPGRGASAVATMFLGLTIANVGGVPAATWVGQQIGWRMAFAGTAGLGLLAMAALAFALPRGERGRMPDLRRELRVLSRPAVLAAFATTVLGAGAMFTLYTYVAPVLANLNGAQPGFITMMLVLIGIGFTIGNMAGGRLADRSLDGSLLLFLALLAAIMLVFPLLARSELGAAVALLAWGAATFAVVPPLQMRVMQLATEAPGLASSINVGAFNLGNALGAGVGGAVIALEWGYAAVPIAGAILAGGGLLLVLAGRAGKPARG, translated from the coding sequence ATGAATCTTTGCACAACCGCCGAAGAGGCATCCGCGGTCGCCGAGCCGTCGCGGTCACATGCATCCTGGGCCTTGCTAGCCTTGGCTGTGGGTGCGTTTGGTATCGGAACGACGGAATTTGCGCCCATGGGGCTGCTTCCGGTCATTGCCGAAGGCGTGGGCGCCACCATCCCGGAGGCGGGTCTTCTCGTCAGTGCCTATGCGCTTGGCGTGTTGCTGGGGGCTCCCCTGATGACGCTGGGGTTGGGGCGGATGTCGCGCAAGACTGCACTGATCGCGCTCATGGCGATTTTTACCGTGGGTAATCTCCTCTCCGCGGCCGCTCCCGGCTATGGCACCTTGATGATGGCCCGGCTCGTGACCAGCCTGGCCCATGGCGCGTTTTTCGGCCTGGGGTCCTTGGTCGCAGCGAGCGTCGTGCCGCCCGGCAGGGGCGCGAGCGCGGTTGCGACCATGTTTCTCGGCCTGACGATCGCCAATGTGGGCGGAGTGCCGGCCGCGACCTGGGTCGGGCAGCAGATCGGTTGGCGCATGGCATTTGCCGGAACAGCGGGGCTCGGGCTCCTTGCCATGGCGGCCTTGGCTTTTGCGCTGCCGCGGGGCGAGCGTGGGCGGATGCCGGATCTCCGTCGCGAACTGAGGGTTCTCAGCAGACCGGCGGTGCTGGCTGCGTTCGCGACTACGGTTCTCGGTGCGGGCGCGATGTTCACACTCTACACGTATGTCGCTCCGGTCCTCGCCAATCTCAACGGAGCGCAGCCCGGTTTCATCACGATGATGCTCGTGTTGATCGGCATAGGCTTCACCATCGGCAATATGGCCGGCGGGAGGCTCGCCGATCGCTCATTGGACGGCAGTCTGTTGCTGTTTCTCGCCCTGTTGGCCGCGATCATGCTGGTCTTCCCCCTCTTGGCGAGAAGCGAACTTGGTGCTGCGGTGGCGCTTTTGGCTTGGGGCGCCGCAACCTTCGCCGTGGTGCCGCCGTTGCAAATGCGGGTGATGCAGCTTGCGACCGAAGCGCCGGGGCTTGCCTCCTCCATCAACGTCGGCGCGTTCAATCTGGGCAATGCTTTGGGAGCGGGCGTCGGTGGGGCGGTGATCGCCCTTGAATGGGGCTATGCCGCGGTGCCGATCGCCGGGGCCATTCTTGCCGGGGGAGGTCTCCTGCTTGTGCTCGCCGGACGAGCCGGGAAACCCGCGCGGGGGTGA
- a CDS encoding LysR family transcriptional regulator, with amino-acid sequence MDNRFGEMQVFVRVVESGSFSEAARALRMTPSTVSKLIARIEERLGARLLERSTRRLSLTAEGQTYYERSQVLLGELDEMEHGLSRGAASLGGTIRVNASVAFGIIGLEPILPAFWKAYPDIVVDLSLSDEIIDLYLDRTDVAFRTGSLPDSTMMARRIGIARRKIVASPGYLERYGVPRSVDDLARHNCLGFNFRRASPVWPVKESGRIVDRAVRGSLLANNGETVRRMAVAGIGLARLGDYHARADIAAGRLVEVLGDVAQVDEEEIHALYLGGSRMPQRVRAFLDCVVPPLQSFLAAE; translated from the coding sequence ATGGACAATCGGTTCGGGGAAATGCAGGTGTTCGTGCGGGTCGTCGAAAGCGGCAGTTTCTCGGAAGCTGCAAGGGCGCTCCGGATGACCCCATCTACGGTCAGCAAGCTCATCGCCCGCATTGAGGAGCGGCTCGGAGCCCGGCTCCTCGAGCGGTCCACGCGTCGCCTGTCTCTGACGGCCGAAGGGCAGACCTATTACGAGCGAAGTCAGGTCTTATTGGGCGAGCTCGATGAGATGGAGCATGGCCTTTCGAGGGGCGCTGCGAGCCTCGGCGGAACCATACGCGTCAATGCGTCCGTCGCGTTCGGGATCATCGGGCTGGAGCCGATCCTGCCTGCCTTCTGGAAGGCTTACCCGGATATCGTTGTGGACCTCTCACTGTCAGACGAGATCATCGACCTCTATCTCGACAGGACCGATGTGGCCTTCCGCACCGGCAGTCTGCCCGACTCGACCATGATGGCGCGGCGTATCGGGATTGCGCGTCGCAAGATCGTCGCCTCGCCCGGCTACCTCGAACGATACGGCGTCCCCCGCTCCGTCGATGATCTCGCCAGACACAATTGCCTCGGCTTCAATTTCCGCAGAGCGTCACCAGTCTGGCCGGTCAAAGAAAGTGGCCGGATCGTCGATCGCGCTGTCCGCGGATCACTCCTCGCCAACAACGGAGAAACTGTACGCCGCATGGCGGTGGCAGGCATTGGGCTGGCAAGGCTTGGGGATTACCACGCGCGCGCCGATATCGCCGCAGGCCGCCTGGTTGAAGTGCTCGGCGACGTGGCGCAGGTCGATGAGGAAGAAATCCATGCGCTCTATCTCGGCGGCTCGCGCATGCCGCAACGCGTGCGGGCGTTTCTCGATTGCGTGGTCCCGCCGCTCCAATCTTTCCTAGCCGCCGAATGA
- a CDS encoding group III truncated hemoglobin yields MKGRPVPMRTILVDGTPLPDILDEAMIHAVVHGFYTRIRQDALLGPVFNAEIAPDEWPRHLDKMCDFWSSMLLRTGRYEGKPLPPHLAIPGLAEEHFRRWLTLFQATVRELCPPDVAALFMDRALRIAHSFRLAIAFSRGESSMNVEPILQDSL; encoded by the coding sequence ATGAAAGGCCGCCCCGTGCCCATGCGCACCATCCTGGTGGACGGTACGCCGCTGCCTGATATTCTCGACGAGGCGATGATTCACGCCGTTGTGCATGGCTTCTATACCCGGATTCGGCAGGACGCCTTGCTGGGGCCGGTATTCAATGCGGAGATCGCGCCCGATGAATGGCCTCGTCATCTCGACAAGATGTGCGATTTCTGGTCCTCGATGCTGCTGCGCACCGGTCGTTACGAGGGCAAGCCGCTACCGCCGCATCTCGCCATTCCCGGGCTTGCGGAGGAGCACTTTCGGCGTTGGCTCACCCTCTTCCAGGCGACCGTCAGGGAGCTCTGCCCGCCGGATGTAGCGGCGCTGTTCATGGATCGCGCCTTGCGCATCGCCCATTCATTTCGCCTCGCGATCGCTTTCAGCCGGGGGGAGAGCTCCATGAACGTTGAACCGATCCTTCAGGACAGCCTTTAA